In Candidatus Vicinibacter proximus, the following are encoded in one genomic region:
- a CDS encoding T9SS type A sorting domain-containing protein, which yields MKSVFYFALWLFVFVAHPLCAQIITVLPSFPSVEDTVTILYDATQGNGGLKDLNQAVYMHTGLITEKSQTSSDWKFVVGSWGSTDTKLLMTSLGNNLYTVKLHIRSFYNVPVDEKVLKLAFVFRNSTGSAAGRESNGGDIFYELADVSGGLQAIWLNPSGRFKNVDKGVNVNFSIACSKSADIKLYLNGNLQREWTGRELMYNLETPVDGNYKIFATIQSGSEYRELVYYVLVGEQKTMVQNPPSGLFPGINVINDHSVYLLLTAPQKKHVYVLGDWNSYLPTESSLMNKSIDGDKFWIKIDQLDSTFHYTYQYLIDGKLIIADPLSHQVLDPLNDAAIPNSVNPNIPIYPKSLTSGYTSSFKLSKSNFNWTSVNFNPVPPDQLMIYELLIRDFAEERSYNAVLAKIPYLKTLGINALELMPVNEFEGNNSWGYNPSFHAALDKYYGNPEQFKKLINTCHENGIAVILDVVFNHAFGQCPLVQMYWDAANNRPSGDSPYFNATARHPFSVGFDFNHESIYTKTFVKQVLEYWLNEFRIDGFRFDLSKGFTQFNSGSDASLMARYDPGRIAILKDYGNAVKEINPKAYLILEHFAENAEEIDLYKNGFLLWGNLNYNFNEASMGYKSNDLNGALAEKRGWSKNYLISYMESHDEERLNFKNLQYGNSNGSYNIKQFKTAIERQKLVHLFYLMMPGPKMIWQNGELGYEYSINHCTNGTINSNCRLDPKPVKSEYFDQAERKSLFHFISKINAFKVQSGLLQNSVFQSSVGEGYIKWIKFISSNLNALVIGNFDVIKRNPELTFPHTGIWYNVLDGTSLMVNDPRYIMNLEPGDYRLYVDQSGWTNVGTHDPVKISNLYRIIPNPSNGKLHIESEDDFDRVEIYNLEGINILSINFPETKVVELFDEQKPVKGIYFCRIFSKNKFIASKILAISD from the coding sequence ATGAAATCAGTTTTTTATTTTGCTTTATGGTTGTTTGTATTTGTAGCTCATCCGCTTTGCGCCCAAATCATTACTGTCCTTCCAAGTTTTCCTTCCGTTGAAGATACGGTAACTATTTTATATGATGCGACTCAGGGGAATGGCGGCTTGAAAGACCTGAACCAAGCCGTATATATGCATACCGGATTGATAACAGAGAAAAGCCAGACTTCCTCCGATTGGAAATTTGTAGTGGGCTCCTGGGGGTCAACAGATACTAAATTGTTAATGACCTCTTTAGGCAATAATCTGTATACGGTCAAATTACATATTCGTTCGTTTTACAATGTTCCTGTGGATGAAAAGGTTTTAAAATTGGCATTTGTATTCAGGAATTCTACCGGTTCAGCAGCTGGGAGAGAAAGCAATGGGGGAGATATATTTTATGAACTGGCTGATGTAAGTGGGGGATTACAGGCTATTTGGCTAAACCCATCCGGCAGATTTAAAAATGTAGATAAGGGGGTAAATGTGAATTTTTCAATAGCTTGTTCGAAATCAGCGGACATTAAATTATATCTGAATGGCAATTTACAACGTGAATGGACGGGAAGGGAATTAATGTACAATTTGGAAACACCAGTTGATGGAAATTATAAAATATTTGCCACGATTCAGTCTGGTTCGGAATATCGCGAATTGGTGTATTATGTTTTGGTTGGCGAACAAAAAACAATGGTTCAAAATCCACCATCGGGTCTTTTTCCTGGAATAAATGTTATAAATGATCATTCAGTTTATTTACTGTTGACGGCACCACAAAAAAAACATGTTTATGTTTTGGGAGATTGGAATAGCTATTTGCCCACAGAATCTTCTTTAATGAATAAGTCCATTGATGGGGACAAATTCTGGATCAAGATTGACCAATTGGATTCTACTTTCCATTATACTTATCAATATCTGATCGATGGAAAGTTAATCATTGCCGATCCATTAAGTCATCAGGTCCTGGATCCATTGAATGATGCTGCAATCCCCAATTCTGTAAATCCGAATATTCCAATTTATCCTAAAAGTTTGACATCCGGGTACACTAGCAGCTTTAAGCTTTCTAAATCGAATTTTAATTGGACTTCTGTGAATTTCAATCCTGTGCCACCGGATCAGTTGATGATTTACGAACTGCTCATTAGAGATTTTGCGGAAGAGAGAAGTTATAATGCTGTGCTTGCTAAAATTCCTTATCTAAAAACTTTGGGAATTAATGCACTCGAATTAATGCCCGTAAATGAATTTGAAGGCAACAACAGCTGGGGATACAATCCTTCCTTTCACGCAGCGCTGGACAAATATTATGGAAACCCTGAACAATTTAAAAAGCTAATCAATACATGCCACGAGAACGGCATTGCAGTCATTTTGGACGTTGTGTTCAATCATGCATTTGGGCAATGTCCGTTGGTGCAGATGTATTGGGATGCTGCAAACAATAGGCCATCTGGTGATTCGCCATATTTTAATGCCACAGCACGACACCCATTTAGCGTTGGATTTGATTTTAATCATGAGAGTATTTATACCAAGACTTTTGTCAAACAGGTTTTGGAATATTGGTTGAATGAATTTAGAATAGATGGTTTTCGCTTTGATTTGTCCAAGGGATTTACCCAATTCAACAGTGGAAGTGATGCATCCTTAATGGCGAGATACGATCCAGGTCGTATAGCTATTTTGAAGGATTATGGAAATGCTGTTAAAGAGATAAATCCAAAGGCCTATTTAATCCTGGAACACTTTGCCGAAAATGCGGAAGAAATTGACTTGTATAAAAATGGATTTCTTCTTTGGGGCAATTTAAATTATAATTTTAATGAGGCATCAATGGGTTATAAGTCAAATGATTTGAATGGAGCACTTGCTGAAAAAAGAGGATGGTCAAAAAATTATTTGATCTCTTATATGGAGAGCCACGATGAAGAAAGACTTAATTTCAAAAATCTGCAATATGGGAACAGTAATGGAAGCTACAATATAAAACAGTTCAAGACTGCAATAGAAAGACAGAAATTAGTACATCTTTTTTATCTTATGATGCCAGGTCCAAAAATGATCTGGCAAAATGGTGAATTGGGTTATGAATATTCTATTAACCATTGTACAAATGGCACTATAAATTCTAATTGCCGACTGGATCCAAAACCTGTAAAATCTGAATATTTCGATCAAGCTGAAAGAAAGTCTCTCTTTCATTTTATTTCTAAAATTAATGCATTCAAAGTTCAATCCGGTCTCCTGCAAAATTCTGTCTTTCAATCGTCGGTTGGTGAAGGGTACATCAAATGGATAAAATTTATTTCATCAAACCTCAATGCCTTGGTAATTGGAAATTTTGACGTCATTAAGAGAAATCCTGAGTTGACTTTTCCCCACACTGGGATATGGTATAATGTATTGGATGGAACAAGTTTAATGGTCAATGACCCCAGATATATTATGAATCTTGAACCCGGAGATTATCGCTTGTATGTGGATCAATCCGGATGGACCAATGTGGGCACTCATGACCCCGTCAAGATCTCAAATTTGTACCGTATTATTCCAAACCCTTCGAATGGAAAATTGCATATTGAATCGGAAGATGATTTTGATCGTGTGGAAATATATAATCTGGAGGGAATAAATATTTTATCTATAAATTTTCCTGAGACTAAAGTGGTTGAGTTATTTGACGAACAAAAACCAGTTAAGGGAATTTATTTTTGTAGAATATTTTCAAAAAACAAATTTATTGCCTCAAAAATATTGGCAATAAGTGACTAA
- a CDS encoding alpha-amylase, translating into MNRVTVLAFLSLCLTISSAQESLPNEIPIPEWARSGVIYEVNIRQYTPEGTLNAFRKHLPRLKEMGVEVIWLMPIFPIGKEKRKGSLGSYYSVSSYTEVNPEFGTKDDFKTLVYEIHQLGMKVILDWVANHTGWDHPWIKEHPDWYIHDPVTDTILHVEKTDWYDVADLDFNQKAMRTSMVKSMLYWVDVMGVDGFRQDVAYMVPESFWRQFLRTLISLKKEIFLLAEAELPEFRNLAYFHTDYGWAFKNLTWDIAAGKKNANDFRLYHQQDQEKFQKGCHMYFTSNHDENSWNGNEFEKLGPAHQLFSALTFTFDGIPLIYSGQEEPLNRRLKFFDKDTIGFKNFHYAPFYKMLSVIRKSHPVFRPDVPVNWLTNSNMNNILSYSRKNNVEEAICIFNLSPLEQEVSLQNITDKQSYKDLVTGKKIKLFSEKKIKLKAWEYKILIK; encoded by the coding sequence ATGAATCGAGTCACTGTACTGGCATTTCTTAGCCTTTGCCTTACCATATCCAGCGCACAAGAGTCTTTACCAAATGAAATTCCTATTCCTGAATGGGCTAGATCCGGTGTGATTTACGAGGTAAACATTAGACAATATACCCCTGAAGGAACATTAAATGCATTTAGAAAACACCTTCCCAGATTAAAAGAAATGGGTGTAGAGGTGATTTGGCTGATGCCGATTTTTCCTATTGGCAAAGAAAAGAGAAAAGGTTCGCTGGGGTCCTATTACTCAGTCTCCAGTTATACAGAAGTAAACCCCGAATTTGGCACTAAAGATGATTTCAAAACCTTGGTATATGAAATTCATCAACTAGGGATGAAAGTAATTTTGGATTGGGTGGCCAACCATACAGGATGGGATCACCCATGGATTAAAGAACATCCTGACTGGTATATTCATGATCCTGTTACAGATACAATATTACATGTTGAAAAAACGGATTGGTACGATGTAGCAGATTTAGATTTTAATCAAAAAGCTATGCGCACTTCCATGGTAAAATCCATGCTGTATTGGGTAGATGTTATGGGTGTAGATGGTTTTCGTCAGGATGTTGCATATATGGTTCCTGAATCTTTTTGGAGACAATTCCTCCGTACTTTAATCTCCTTAAAAAAAGAGATATTTTTACTAGCCGAAGCTGAATTGCCCGAGTTCAGAAACTTAGCCTACTTTCATACAGACTATGGGTGGGCTTTTAAAAATCTGACCTGGGACATAGCAGCAGGTAAAAAAAATGCAAATGATTTTAGATTATACCATCAACAGGACCAGGAAAAATTTCAGAAAGGATGCCACATGTATTTTACCAGCAACCATGATGAAAACAGCTGGAATGGAAATGAATTTGAAAAACTTGGACCAGCACATCAATTATTTAGTGCCTTAACTTTCACCTTTGATGGGATTCCACTGATCTACAGCGGACAAGAAGAGCCTTTGAACAGAAGATTAAAATTTTTTGACAAAGACACCATTGGTTTTAAAAATTTCCATTACGCGCCATTTTATAAAATGTTATCCGTAATTCGAAAATCCCATCCTGTATTTAGGCCGGACGTACCAGTGAATTGGTTGACTAATTCCAACATGAATAATATTCTCAGTTATTCCAGAAAGAACAATGTCGAAGAAGCCATCTGTATTTTTAATCTATCTCCATTAGAACAAGAAGTAAGCCTTCAAAACATAACGGATAAGCAATCCTACAAAGATCTGGTTACCGGAAAAAAGATTAAATTATTCTCAGAAAAAAAGATAAAGTTGAAAGCTTGGGAGTATAAAATTCTAATAAAATAA
- a CDS encoding nicotinamide mononucleotide transporter, whose translation MSEFFKVDHTLFNIMGYPVSYMEFVGTIFGIAGVWLAAKSNILTWPIGLVNIILFFLIFYQVQLYSDMFLQIYFFLISLYGWFFWDKELLTKEPIKILSNTWKIYLSVLCAILTFTLGYAISQLHVWLPTTFPKQAAYPYWDTFVAIGSIIANTLLARRILENWIIWIVVDLICIYLYFTKDIVFVALEFIIFLGLAIYGAYHWREKYLKQAVTVS comes from the coding sequence ATGTCGGAATTCTTTAAAGTTGACCATACCTTATTTAATATAATGGGCTACCCGGTGAGTTACATGGAATTTGTCGGAACCATTTTTGGAATTGCAGGCGTATGGCTTGCCGCCAAATCCAACATCCTCACTTGGCCAATTGGGTTGGTCAACATTATTTTATTTTTTCTGATTTTTTATCAGGTGCAATTGTATTCAGACATGTTCCTGCAAATTTATTTTTTTTTAATATCCCTGTATGGTTGGTTTTTTTGGGATAAAGAACTGCTTACCAAGGAGCCAATTAAAATTCTGAGCAATACCTGGAAAATATATTTATCAGTCCTTTGTGCTATACTGACATTTACTTTAGGTTATGCGATCTCACAACTTCATGTTTGGCTTCCAACTACTTTTCCAAAGCAGGCCGCATACCCTTATTGGGATACTTTTGTAGCCATTGGTAGTATCATTGCCAATACATTATTGGCAAGAAGAATTCTCGAAAACTGGATCATTTGGATTGTTGTAGATTTGATTTGCATCTATTTGTATTTCACCAAAGACATTGTATTTGTCGCATTGGAATTTATCATATTTTTAGGTCTTGCGATTTATGGCGCTTACCACTGGCGTGAAAAATATTTAAAACAGGCGGTTACTGTTTCTTAA
- a CDS encoding cyclomaltodextrinase N-terminal domain-containing protein, with protein MQYFRFSVIYILCIFILSTVGFSALSQNIDPTQRIPDGVVIPEYFRRTTTPAEQVSARIDPPFWWCNMPNSSLTLLIHDKNIGLSEISISNPLIKITQKHYLENKNYLSFDLDLSKVKKGIPFEITLTKGKQIKKYTYTLKDRIKKSNLKPLDASDLIYLLMPDRFANGDLSNDNIPGMNQQGVNRTKMYFRHGGDLKGIQDHLDYISKNHFTCIWLNPIQENNQFAESYHGYAITDHFRIDPRFGNNEDYLNLVKASHDRGIKVIMDLVFNHCGTEHYFIKDLPNDNWLHQWDTFTRTNYNALPLVDPHSSALDKRITVEGWFDKSMPDLNQDQIVLGNYLIQYSIWWCEFADLDGLRVDTWFYSDKNFMGKWQRAMQNYDPSIKIFQETWVNAPGILSYFNSKEFLGKQKFPTQIKDFPLAFAIHEALTKPYSWDGGVGKLHYTLAQDYNYYQPENNLIFLDNHDLSRIYSILGEDLNKWKQAIALMFCLRGIPAFYYGTEILMKNYANPDGLVREDFPGGWKEDSVNYFVSSNLNDQRKEAFDFFNVLSAYRKQHQEFYKNAQFTQFLCKDGLYTSYLKHQNKVLLCMINTDNIPRKKDLGDIFSISVKNSTDILHLSNTTSAIEIPANGLRILELELNTN; from the coding sequence ATGCAATATTTCAGATTTAGTGTAATTTATATTCTCTGCATTTTTATTTTATCAACAGTCGGTTTTTCAGCACTATCTCAAAATATTGACCCCACTCAGCGAATTCCGGATGGCGTGGTCATTCCGGAATACTTCCGTCGCACCACAACACCGGCAGAACAGGTATCTGCGCGGATTGATCCTCCATTTTGGTGGTGCAATATGCCTAACTCTTCTCTTACTCTGCTCATTCACGACAAAAATATTGGATTATCCGAAATCAGCATTTCCAATCCGCTTATCAAGATAACACAGAAACATTATCTGGAAAACAAAAATTATCTGTCCTTTGACCTCGACCTTTCTAAAGTAAAAAAAGGAATCCCCTTTGAAATAACTTTAACCAAAGGGAAACAAATAAAAAAATATACTTACACACTAAAAGACAGAATTAAAAAATCAAATCTTAAACCACTCGATGCTTCAGATCTAATATATCTGCTTATGCCGGATCGGTTTGCCAATGGAGATCTTTCCAACGACAATATACCCGGCATGAACCAACAGGGTGTAAATCGTACAAAAATGTATTTTCGGCATGGTGGTGATTTGAAAGGCATACAAGACCATTTGGACTATATTTCTAAAAATCATTTTACCTGTATATGGCTTAACCCGATTCAGGAAAATAATCAGTTTGCTGAATCCTATCATGGGTATGCCATAACGGATCATTTTCGCATTGATCCCAGGTTTGGGAATAATGAGGATTATTTGAATCTGGTTAAGGCCTCACATGATCGTGGAATTAAAGTGATTATGGATCTCGTTTTCAATCATTGCGGGACCGAACATTATTTTATAAAAGATTTGCCAAATGACAATTGGCTGCATCAATGGGATACTTTTACCCGAACCAATTACAACGCCTTACCTTTAGTGGACCCACATAGTTCTGCATTAGATAAAAGAATAACGGTAGAGGGTTGGTTTGATAAAAGTATGCCTGACCTGAATCAAGATCAGATTGTACTTGGAAATTATCTTATCCAATATTCCATCTGGTGGTGTGAATTTGCAGATCTGGATGGGTTGAGGGTAGATACTTGGTTCTATTCAGACAAGAATTTTATGGGAAAGTGGCAACGCGCGATGCAAAATTATGACCCTTCCATAAAAATATTTCAGGAGACATGGGTAAATGCTCCGGGAATTCTTAGCTATTTTAACAGTAAAGAGTTTCTGGGTAAACAAAAGTTTCCAACACAGATCAAAGATTTCCCGCTTGCCTTTGCCATACATGAAGCTTTGACAAAACCTTACAGTTGGGATGGAGGTGTTGGAAAATTACATTATACCTTGGCTCAAGATTATAATTATTATCAGCCGGAAAACAACCTTATATTTCTGGACAATCATGATCTAAGTAGAATCTATTCCATATTAGGCGAAGATCTCAACAAATGGAAACAAGCCATTGCTCTAATGTTTTGCCTGAGAGGAATACCGGCGTTCTATTATGGCACAGAGATTTTAATGAAAAATTATGCTAATCCGGATGGTCTGGTAAGAGAGGATTTTCCGGGTGGGTGGAAGGAGGACAGCGTCAATTATTTTGTTTCTTCTAACCTCAATGATCAAAGAAAAGAAGCATTTGATTTTTTTAATGTGTTGAGTGCTTATCGTAAACAACACCAAGAGTTCTACAAAAATGCTCAATTCACTCAGTTCCTTTGCAAAGATGGCTTATATACCAGCTATCTAAAGCATCAAAACAAAGTGCTGCTCTGTATGATCAATACGGATAACATCCCAAGAAAAAAAGATTTGGGCGATATTTTTTCAATTTCAGTCAAAAACAGTACGGATATACTTCACTTATCTAATACAACATCAGCAATTGAAATTCCTGCAAACGGATTAAGAATTCTGGAATTGGAATTGAACACAAATTAA
- a CDS encoding T9SS type A sorting domain-containing protein, whose protein sequence is MKTKLLIWLIFLLIASHGFSQDLPLERRCDWKNPGAHELDTKKISFVNPLDFGADSSGRTDCTTALNSAIMSLQSRAGVILFPPGKYMFLSTIQLRDSLVIRGSCAENTYFIFDLKGRPEDCFLIRGKKNVTSVKLAADALKSSKSVAPAENLNLKKGDWIKIFEEDANRITSSWASNSIGQLVKVKDIQNNVLILEEELRMDFTLLNQAAYTIVYPAKNIGLESFTIERKDATSSQTQNFNLELATNCWVTGIASRNCNFSHITIQESSHINVKNSHFSKAFDYGGGGKGYGITLQQTSGRCFISNNIFENLRHSILLQSAANGNVIAYNYSKDPFWTGTILPSNSAGDIVLHGNYPFQNLFEGNICQNIVIDNSHGINGSYNTFYRNRAELYGIFMNEGAGDLQNFIGNEITHTLLGQYFKTGKAHYEFGNNRNQVNIPPNTSQLTTNTLFLEGNPDCLSDFTNFPSIGYPNKLNEGKNGAKERYENGFTTICSDNNNIFRESINILSPKNICTNAESLFSTPYTPCSELDWTTSNGKIISGQGTRYVKIEWNQPGEAIITLKHTFNKVTETISSTVQVKDCTETETLNHRNIYVNLHDGNVNIVSSVDEQVQNISIFNTQGQNLFSLNIGATNTWYQTKKLVKGIYLITFFINNIPHHKKILIY, encoded by the coding sequence ATGAAAACAAAACTCTTGATTTGGCTGATCTTTTTGTTAATTGCTTCTCATGGCTTTAGTCAAGATCTCCCACTCGAAAGACGATGCGATTGGAAAAATCCCGGGGCACATGAACTGGATACAAAAAAAATTTCTTTTGTTAATCCATTGGATTTTGGCGCTGATTCCTCCGGAAGGACGGATTGCACCACAGCTCTAAATAGTGCCATAATGTCCCTACAATCCAGAGCAGGAGTCATTTTATTTCCTCCAGGGAAATACATGTTCCTCAGTACTATCCAGCTAAGGGATAGTCTGGTCATCAGAGGTTCATGTGCTGAAAACACTTATTTTATCTTTGATTTGAAGGGCAGGCCGGAGGACTGTTTTTTAATCCGCGGAAAGAAAAACGTTACTTCAGTAAAGCTGGCTGCTGATGCATTAAAATCGTCCAAATCTGTTGCCCCCGCGGAAAACCTCAATTTAAAGAAAGGAGATTGGATTAAAATTTTTGAAGAAGACGCCAATAGAATTACTTCAAGCTGGGCCAGTAATAGTATTGGCCAACTTGTAAAAGTAAAAGACATCCAAAATAATGTACTTATCCTGGAAGAGGAATTGAGAATGGATTTTACACTTTTAAATCAGGCAGCCTACACTATCGTCTATCCGGCAAAAAATATCGGACTGGAGTCTTTCACTATAGAAAGAAAAGATGCCACTTCCTCGCAAACCCAAAACTTCAATTTGGAGCTTGCCACAAATTGCTGGGTCACAGGAATTGCGAGCAGGAATTGCAATTTTTCCCATATTACCATCCAAGAAAGCAGCCACATCAACGTAAAAAACTCGCATTTCTCTAAAGCATTTGATTATGGCGGCGGCGGGAAAGGATATGGTATTACTTTACAACAAACGAGTGGCAGGTGTTTTATCAGCAACAATATTTTTGAAAATTTAAGGCACTCCATCTTATTGCAATCTGCAGCAAACGGTAATGTCATTGCCTACAATTATTCGAAAGACCCGTTTTGGACCGGAACCATATTGCCTTCCAATTCTGCTGGCGATATAGTGCTCCACGGAAACTATCCATTTCAAAATCTTTTTGAAGGAAATATTTGTCAAAACATCGTAATAGACAATTCTCATGGAATAAATGGTTCTTATAATACATTTTATAGAAATCGTGCAGAACTCTATGGAATATTTATGAACGAAGGCGCAGGTGATTTGCAAAATTTTATTGGCAATGAAATAACCCATACCCTATTAGGACAATATTTCAAAACCGGTAAAGCCCATTATGAATTTGGAAACAACAGAAACCAAGTCAATATACCACCTAACACTTCTCAATTGACCACCAATACTTTATTTTTGGAAGGCAATCCTGATTGTCTATCAGATTTTACCAACTTTCCTTCGATTGGATATCCAAATAAATTAAATGAAGGCAAAAATGGTGCGAAGGAAAGATATGAAAATGGATTTACCACAATTTGCAGCGACAATAATAATATTTTCAGGGAGTCCATAAATATTCTATCTCCTAAAAATATATGCACTAATGCAGAATCTTTATTCAGCACTCCATACACTCCTTGCTCAGAGTTGGATTGGACAACCAGTAATGGAAAAATAATTTCAGGACAGGGAACTCGTTATGTTAAAATAGAATGGAACCAGCCAGGGGAAGCAATTATCACTTTGAAGCACACTTTCAACAAAGTCACAGAAACAATTTCCTCTACCGTTCAAGTTAAAGATTGCACGGAGACTGAAACACTGAACCATAGGAATATTTATGTTAATCTCCATGATGGAAATGTTAATATCGTTTCAAGTGTTGATGAGCAAGTTCAAAATATTTCCATTTTCAACACACAGGGTCAAAATCTATTTTCATTAAATATAGGCGCTACAAATACTTGGTACCAAACAAAAAAACTTGTGAAGGGAATATATTTAATAACTTTTTTTATTAACAACATCCCTCATCACAAAAAAATATTAATTTATTAA
- a CDS encoding MFS transporter produces MKEKPELNFWQIWNMSFGFMGIQFGWGLQMANMSPIYRYLGAKPDELPILWLAAPMTGLLIQPIIGYWSDRTWTPLGRRKPYFLVGAILSTLALIAMPNCSALWMAAGLLWVLDASINVSMEPFRAFVADLLPKNQYTRGYTMQSFFIGVGAVIASALPWLMSKFLNLENIEGQSIPQSVKYSFYIGAFAFISAVVYTVITTKEYPPDGEKLKNESAKGEIGFIQSILNGIREIWNHIFNMPAVMNKIALVQFFTWLGLFLMWFYFGDAVATFIFHAPSPDSNLYKEGAEWSGLMFSFYSLITMLFALVLGKLADKFGKINMHTICLTAGAIGLISLSVIEHKFALIFCMLGVGIAWTSILSMPYAIFAPHLPENKIGVYMGIFNFFIVIPEIMATLFFGFIMKNFLQNNSMYAVILGGIMLLIAAVLCLRIKEN; encoded by the coding sequence ATGAAAGAAAAACCGGAACTCAATTTTTGGCAAATCTGGAACATGAGCTTCGGCTTTATGGGCATACAATTTGGCTGGGGTTTGCAAATGGCAAACATGAGTCCCATCTACCGTTATCTTGGCGCAAAACCGGATGAGTTGCCCATTCTTTGGCTGGCAGCCCCTATGACAGGTCTATTGATCCAACCCATAATCGGTTATTGGTCTGATCGCACCTGGACTCCACTGGGACGAAGAAAACCATACTTTTTGGTCGGTGCAATTCTATCGACTTTAGCCTTAATTGCGATGCCAAATTGTAGTGCATTATGGATGGCTGCAGGTTTACTATGGGTTTTGGACGCATCCATTAATGTGTCCATGGAACCTTTTCGCGCCTTTGTTGCAGACCTTCTTCCAAAGAATCAATATACCCGAGGCTATACCATGCAAAGTTTTTTTATTGGTGTGGGTGCTGTAATTGCTTCTGCCCTACCTTGGCTAATGAGCAAGTTTCTAAACCTTGAGAATATCGAAGGACAATCTATTCCACAATCTGTAAAATACTCATTTTATATAGGCGCATTTGCATTTATCAGTGCAGTGGTTTATACGGTTATCACTACCAAAGAATATCCACCGGACGGGGAAAAATTAAAAAACGAATCCGCTAAAGGGGAGATAGGTTTCATTCAAAGTATCCTGAATGGCATAAGAGAAATATGGAATCATATTTTCAACATGCCTGCCGTGATGAATAAAATAGCACTGGTTCAGTTTTTTACCTGGCTGGGCTTGTTCCTCATGTGGTTTTATTTTGGAGATGCCGTTGCCACATTCATCTTTCATGCTCCTTCGCCTGATTCTAATTTATATAAAGAAGGTGCAGAATGGTCAGGATTGATGTTCTCTTTTTATTCATTGATCACCATGTTATTTGCTTTAGTACTTGGTAAACTTGCAGATAAATTTGGAAAAATAAATATGCACACCATTTGTCTTACTGCAGGCGCCATAGGGCTCATTTCCCTTTCTGTGATCGAGCATAAATTTGCACTTATCTTTTGTATGCTCGGTGTAGGTATTGCATGGACCAGTATTTTATCCATGCCCTATGCAATTTTTGCACCACATCTCCCGGAAAACAAGATTGGCGTTTACATGGGAATATTTAATTTTTTCATCGTTATCCCTGAAATTATGGCTACTTTATTTTTTGGTTTTATCATGAAGAATTTTTTACAAAACAATTCTATGTATGCCGTCATTCTCGGTGGGATCATGTTACTCATCGCAGCTGTTCTTTGTCTTAGAATAAAAGAAAATTAA